Proteins encoded together in one Triticum dicoccoides isolate Atlit2015 ecotype Zavitan chromosome 7B, WEW_v2.0, whole genome shotgun sequence window:
- the LOC119341120 gene encoding NAC domain-containing protein 21/22-like — MSSIGMMEARMPPGFRFHPRDEELVLDYLLHKLTGRRAYGGVDIVDVDLNKCEPWDLPEAACVGGREWYFFSLRDRKYATGQRTNRATRSGYWKATGKDRAILAHGEALVGMRKTLVFYQGRAPKGTRTEWVMHEFRLEEERHRHHQQQQKGGAAAAAEPRCQLKEDWVLCRVFYKSRTTSPRPPSEEACTFFSELGLPTVPPPLAPLIDAYIAYDSGTAMNTIEQVSCFSGLPALPLRGSVSFGDLLGWDNPEKKAIRTALSNMSSNSNSKLELTPNWSQENGLSQMWTPL; from the exons ATGAGCTCTATTGGCATGATGGAGGCGAGGATGCCGCCGGGGTTCCGGTTCCACCCACGGGACGAGGAGCTGGTCCTCGACTACCTCCTCCACAAGCTCACCGGCCGGCGCGCATACGGTGGCGTCGACATCGTGGACGTCGACCTCAACAAGTGCGAGCCATGGGACCTTCCAG AGGCGGCGTGCGTGGGCGGCAGGGAGTGGTACTTCTTCAGCCTGCGCGACCGCAAGTACGCCACCGGCCAGCGCACCaaccgcgccacgcgctccggctacTGGAAGGCCACCGGCAAGGACCGCGCCATCCTCGCGCACGGCGAGGCGTTGGTGGGGATGCGCAAGACGCTCGTCTTCTACCAGGGGAGGGCCCCCAAGGGGACGAGGACGGAGTGGGTCATGCACGAGTTCCGCCTGGAGGAGGAACGACACcgccaccaccagcagcagcagaagggcggtgccgccgccgccgccgagccgagGTGCCAGCTCAAG GAAGACTGGGTGCTATGCAGGGTGTTCTACAAGAGCAGAACAACCAGCCCAAGGCCACCATCTGAAGAAGCCTGCACATTTTTCAGCGAGCTGGGCCTTCCGACTGTGCCGCCGCCACTTGCCCCCCTTATCGACGCCTACATCGCCTACGACAGCGGCACCGCGATGAACACCATCGAGCAAGTGTCCTGCTTCTCCGGCCTACCGGCACTACCGCTCAGGGGATCGGTGAGCTTCGGGGACCTGTTGGGCTGGGACAACCCTGAGAAGAAGGCCATCAGGACAGCACTGAGCAACATGTCAAGTAACAGCAATTCCAAGTTGGAGTTGACCCCAAACTGGAGCCAGGAGAACGGCTTGTCACAGATGTGGACACCCCTCTGA